The following are from one region of the Geoalkalibacter subterraneus genome:
- the cysZ gene encoding sulfate transporter CysZ: MSGILRNNPVSHFSLGFLYPFRAARYISRHPTLWKFVLIPFLINTVVFSISVYFGLNFFSETVVALIPTGEAWYWMILYYLSWVLAAVVTAVLVFFSFMVVGNLIASPFNDLLSERTEEKLRGGISETPFSLREFLLDARYALVEEFKKISVFVLAMVFVFAFNLLPGFGTLIYSVLSILITLFFLSVEYTGYIFSRRRVPFREQRRYLLGRKFLMLGFSTSLLVILAIPLVQFLCIPMGVVGATLLWVDHTSPELEKKSGA, translated from the coding sequence ATGTCCGGTATTCTGCGAAACAACCCTGTCAGCCATTTTTCGTTGGGATTTTTATACCCTTTTCGTGCCGCGCGCTATATTTCCCGTCATCCCACACTCTGGAAATTCGTGCTCATCCCTTTTCTGATCAACACCGTTGTTTTTTCCATTTCCGTATACTTCGGGCTTAATTTTTTCAGTGAAACCGTCGTAGCCCTCATCCCTACAGGTGAGGCCTGGTACTGGATGATTCTTTATTACCTGAGCTGGGTGCTGGCCGCCGTGGTCACGGCGGTGCTTGTTTTTTTCTCCTTCATGGTGGTGGGCAACCTGATTGCTTCGCCGTTCAATGACCTGCTCTCCGAACGAACGGAGGAGAAGTTGCGGGGCGGCATCAGCGAAACGCCCTTTTCCCTGCGGGAATTCCTGCTAGACGCGCGCTATGCCCTGGTTGAGGAGTTTAAAAAAATCAGCGTGTTCGTGCTGGCCATGGTGTTTGTTTTCGCATTCAATCTGCTGCCGGGATTCGGGACGCTGATCTACTCCGTTCTCTCCATTCTGATTACGCTTTTTTTCCTTTCGGTTGAATATACCGGCTACATTTTTTCCCGGCGGCGGGTGCCGTTTCGCGAACAGCGCCGCTACCTGCTGGGGAGAAAATTTCTCATGCTTGGATTCAGTACAAGCCTGCTGGTTATCCTTGCGATCCCTCTTGTGCAGTTTTTGTGCATTCCGATGGGGGTGGTGGGAGCTACCCTCTTGTGGGTCGATCACACAAGCCCGGAATTGGAAAAAAAATCCGGAGCCTGA
- a CDS encoding inositol monophosphatase family protein — MKEIAIKAAHEGGRVLLQKFGGVLDVGFKGAIDLVTEADRAAEEAVVGIIRHTFPRHAVLAEEAEHGLSEGEYRWIIDPLDGTTNYTHGFPWFAVSIALEVRGEVVLGVVYNPAHQELFVAEKGQGAYCNAVQIRVSETRRLDRSLLATGFPYDRKESEINNYDHFVNFQQAAQACRRPGAASLDLAYTAAGRFDGYWEMKLKPWDVAAGQLLVKEAGGRISNFAGGDFDIFSPEILASNGAVHGAMVEVLRRGRCPQSFTSKT, encoded by the coding sequence ATGAAAGAGATCGCTATAAAAGCCGCCCACGAAGGAGGCCGTGTCCTGCTGCAGAAATTCGGCGGTGTTCTCGATGTCGGCTTCAAGGGGGCCATCGATCTGGTCACGGAAGCCGACCGGGCCGCCGAAGAAGCGGTGGTGGGAATTATCCGCCATACCTTCCCGCGCCACGCGGTTCTGGCAGAGGAGGCCGAACATGGCCTCAGCGAAGGAGAGTACCGCTGGATCATTGACCCCCTGGATGGGACGACCAATTACACGCACGGGTTTCCCTGGTTCGCCGTGTCCATTGCCTTGGAAGTCCGCGGGGAGGTGGTTCTCGGCGTGGTTTACAACCCTGCGCACCAGGAATTGTTCGTTGCGGAAAAAGGGCAGGGGGCCTACTGCAACGCTGTGCAGATCCGCGTGTCTGAGACCCGGCGCCTCGACCGCAGTTTGCTGGCCACAGGCTTTCCATACGACCGCAAAGAGAGCGAGATCAACAACTACGATCATTTTGTGAATTTTCAGCAGGCGGCCCAGGCCTGCAGAAGGCCGGGTGCGGCCAGTCTCGACCTGGCCTACACCGCAGCCGGACGCTTTGACGGTTACTGGGAGATGAAACTCAAGCCCTGGGATGTCGCTGCGGGGCAGTTGCTGGTCAAAGAGGCGGGTGGTCGGATCAGCAATTTCGCCGGTGGCGATTTTGATATTTTCAGCCCAGAAATTCTGGCCAGCAACGGGGCCGTCCATGGAGCGATGGTCGAGGTTCTGCGGCGTGGCCGGTGCCCGCAATCTTTTACCTCTAAGACGTGA
- a CDS encoding class 1 fructose-bisphosphatase, giving the protein MTAVSEPGTTKLQIDLRRHLRELDEDRDLTRLICEVADASKYIVNSIRTGDLGVAGTSNLYGEDQLALDVLSDRILRKRLIHSGVVATILSEETNEVIEVDPNGKFSVAFDPLDGSSLVDVNLAVGTIVSICRGGNLLQPGREQVAAMYILYGPRTTLVYSTGRGVHEFQMNHLMEYTLTTENVRIKPSGRIYSPGGQRNLYTEGTEKYVSSLEEKGYKLRYSGGFVPDINQVMMKGTGIFLYPHLRDNPHGKLRLLFELNPMAFLIEQAGGKASTGKQRILDIEPQGIDDRAPVFIGCREDVETAEELIARYG; this is encoded by the coding sequence GTGACGGCTGTTTCCGAACCCGGTACAACCAAGCTACAGATTGATCTGCGGCGCCATCTGCGTGAGCTTGATGAGGATCGCGATCTGACCCGACTGATCTGTGAGGTCGCTGATGCATCAAAGTATATCGTCAACTCCATCCGCACTGGCGACCTGGGGGTGGCGGGTACTTCCAACCTGTACGGTGAAGATCAGTTGGCGCTCGATGTTCTCTCAGATCGTATCCTGAGAAAACGCCTGATTCATTCGGGAGTGGTGGCTACAATCCTCTCCGAGGAGACCAACGAAGTCATTGAAGTTGACCCGAACGGGAAATTTTCTGTGGCATTTGATCCCCTGGACGGTTCCTCCCTGGTTGATGTCAACCTGGCTGTCGGTACCATTGTCTCGATCTGCCGCGGGGGCAACCTCCTGCAGCCCGGGCGTGAGCAGGTGGCCGCCATGTATATTCTTTATGGCCCACGTACGACACTGGTTTATTCCACCGGGCGTGGCGTACATGAATTCCAGATGAACCACCTGATGGAGTATACCCTGACGACGGAGAATGTGCGCATCAAGCCGAGCGGACGCATCTACTCACCGGGCGGTCAGCGCAATCTCTACACTGAAGGAACGGAAAAATACGTCAGCTCTCTGGAGGAGAAGGGGTACAAGCTGCGTTACAGCGGCGGATTCGTGCCGGATATCAACCAGGTGATGATGAAGGGGACCGGGATTTTCCTTTATCCCCATCTGCGCGACAATCCCCATGGAAAGCTGCGGTTGCTCTTCGAACTCAATCCCATGGCCTTTCTGATTGAGCAGGCCGGCGGCAAGGCCTCCACCGGCAAGCAGAGAATCCTGGATATTGAACCTCAGGGGATTGATGACAGGGCGCCTGTTTTTATCGGCTGTCGCGAGGATGTGGAGACGGCTGAAGAATTGATTGCCAGATACGGCTGA
- the ptsP gene encoding phosphoenolpyruvate--protein phosphotransferase: MTPHRKKAPFGITTLEDISTLILQSHDLDETLNNIVSLVARRMRTEVCSIYLLEDDHQSIRLRATKGLSRRAIGRVVMRIDEGLTGLAIENGRVISILEPNKHPRYRYFKETREERFHTFLGIPLFDRREPIGVITIQTVEPRQFSPEEISALSTIAFQVSSIVVNARLLDSIRRKEEESNRFARELEMTRKNLREQSREEPEEAGAEQEYRTLRGTVAYPGVSIGPANLLDERLGFADILDEEGIVPEKECEKLEGALEKTRIQTLYLEKRMADRFSADDAAIFHTHLMILEDRGFLKRLTGEIRDKQHSAPYALKKVVAEYIEGFSRMDDAYLRERAADMEDIGRRILANLVGQKTHHLHLKNPGILVAKELLPSDMATLDHTKIQGIVTEAGEKNSHAVIMAKSMGIPAIVGVKSALKLIHPDEPLILDANSGTLYISPSEQIKDEFERLEQDRIRETSRLEKYRDLPARTRDGVELTLRANIGLIGDMAIARRNGAVGVGLYRTEFPYMARSDFPDRNEQYHLYRRIIEGFGGDPVTIRTLDIGGDKALPYFTSPKEDNPFMGWRSVRVSLDHRDIFRTQIEAILMAGVHGPVKLLFPMISGMDELRGCRRIIKEASENLAREGIEFKEKVPVGVMIEVPSAVYLADRLAREVDFFALGTNDLIQYVLAADRNNPLVSKYYDPLHPAVLQVLKDIGQCAERNGIGLCICGEMATDPIHMTLLLGLGFREFSMAAPFIPRIKGFLGKISLADARKIAERALELEEGSLVREQIRRDLLTHGIKVS; the protein is encoded by the coding sequence ATGACGCCTCATCGCAAAAAAGCACCATTCGGCATCACCACCCTGGAGGATATCAGCACCCTTATCCTGCAGTCTCATGACCTCGATGAAACGCTGAACAATATCGTTTCCCTGGTGGCGCGGCGCATGCGCACCGAGGTCTGCTCGATCTACCTGCTGGAAGACGATCATCAGAGTATCCGGCTGCGAGCCACCAAAGGTCTTTCCCGCCGTGCGATCGGTCGTGTCGTGATGCGTATCGATGAAGGTCTGACCGGTCTGGCGATAGAAAATGGCCGCGTCATCTCCATCCTTGAACCCAACAAGCACCCCCGTTACCGCTATTTCAAGGAGACGCGCGAAGAACGTTTCCACACTTTTCTCGGCATCCCTCTTTTCGACCGCCGCGAACCGATTGGCGTTATCACCATTCAGACCGTCGAACCACGCCAATTCAGTCCCGAAGAGATCAGCGCCCTGTCGACGATCGCCTTCCAGGTCTCCTCCATCGTCGTCAATGCCCGTCTGCTTGATTCAATTCGCCGCAAAGAAGAGGAAAGCAACCGTTTCGCCCGTGAGCTGGAGATGACCCGCAAAAATCTGCGGGAACAGAGCCGCGAGGAGCCAGAGGAGGCCGGAGCCGAGCAGGAATATCGCACGCTTCGCGGTACGGTGGCTTATCCCGGCGTATCAATTGGGCCGGCCAATCTGCTCGATGAACGGCTCGGCTTTGCCGATATTCTCGATGAGGAAGGAATCGTCCCGGAGAAGGAGTGCGAAAAGCTTGAAGGCGCCCTGGAAAAAACCCGCATCCAGACTCTTTACCTGGAAAAGCGCATGGCGGACCGCTTTTCAGCGGACGACGCAGCCATCTTTCATACGCATCTGATGATCCTTGAAGATCGGGGGTTTCTTAAGCGGCTGACAGGGGAAATTCGCGACAAGCAACACAGCGCTCCCTATGCCCTGAAAAAAGTGGTGGCCGAATACATCGAGGGTTTCAGCCGCATGGACGATGCCTACCTGCGAGAACGAGCCGCAGACATGGAAGACATCGGCCGACGCATCCTGGCCAATCTCGTCGGGCAAAAAACCCATCACCTCCATCTGAAAAATCCAGGCATTCTGGTCGCGAAGGAACTGCTCCCGTCCGATATGGCGACGCTCGATCATACCAAGATCCAGGGCATCGTCACCGAGGCCGGCGAGAAAAACTCCCACGCCGTCATCATGGCAAAATCCATGGGGATTCCGGCAATCGTCGGCGTAAAAAGCGCCCTGAAATTGATTCATCCCGATGAACCGCTGATTCTTGACGCCAATTCCGGCACACTCTACATCAGCCCCTCGGAACAGATCAAAGACGAATTCGAGCGACTTGAACAGGACCGCATCCGCGAGACGAGCCGCCTGGAAAAGTATCGCGACCTACCGGCACGCACGCGCGACGGCGTGGAACTCACCCTGCGCGCCAATATCGGCCTGATCGGGGACATGGCGATCGCCCGTCGCAATGGTGCGGTCGGCGTTGGCCTTTACCGCACCGAATTCCCCTATATGGCACGCAGCGACTTCCCGGACCGAAATGAGCAGTATCACCTTTATCGCCGTATTATCGAGGGGTTCGGCGGTGATCCGGTCACCATTCGCACTCTCGATATCGGGGGGGACAAAGCGCTTCCCTACTTCACCTCCCCCAAAGAAGACAATCCGTTCATGGGGTGGCGCTCCGTGCGGGTTTCCCTGGATCACCGCGACATCTTCCGCACCCAGATCGAGGCCATCCTGATGGCCGGTGTGCACGGACCGGTCAAGCTGCTTTTCCCGATGATTTCAGGAATGGATGAGTTGCGCGGTTGCCGCCGGATCATAAAAGAGGCCAGCGAAAACCTGGCCAGGGAAGGAATTGAATTTAAGGAGAAGGTTCCCGTCGGGGTGATGATCGAAGTGCCTTCGGCCGTCTATCTCGCCGACCGGCTGGCCCGTGAAGTCGATTTTTTCGCCCTCGGCACCAACGATCTGATTCAATACGTACTTGCGGCCGACCGCAACAACCCGCTGGTGTCGAAGTACTACGACCCCCTTCATCCTGCAGTGTTGCAGGTGTTGAAGGATATCGGCCAATGCGCCGAGCGCAACGGCATCGGCCTGTGCATCTGCGGCGAGATGGCCACCGATCCCATTCACATGACCCTGCTGCTGGGCCTGGGTTTTCGCGAATTTTCCATGGCGGCGCCCTTCATCCCACGGATCAAGGGCTTTCTGGGAAAAATCAGTCTGGCCGATGCCCGGAAGATCGCCGAAAGGGCACTGGAACTCGAGGAGGGAAGCCTGGTACGTGAGCAGATCCGCCGGGACCTGCTCACGCACGGCATCAAGGTTTCCTGA
- a CDS encoding sigma 54-interacting transcriptional regulator: MGPIQTAKDRCRKCYSCVRNCPVKAIKVKEHWAEVIHDRCIGCGICLKVCSQKAKQIADCITQTLRILENDNSPVAILGCSYPAFFSELRPGQLVAGLQKLGFADIYEGTAGVELIAGQYQQLIESGGRGPLISSHCPTIVDLIERHYPQLVRNLMPVVSPMVAIGRHIKQTRGAETPVVYISSCIAGKFEVSSEEVAGGVDMVLTYRELSQMFRDRGLDPTRMKDAPFSGRKPDRGRLFPISGGPFQAFDVHNDFLNADFVSTGGEQGALELIRDLAAQRITPKWVDIRFCEGGCIGGPGKNNRLTNFSKRSLIIDAFHQRHEVPYLPEKKGAASSGPSLQRSFTNKFKHLKNPSGESIRAILQATNKFTQEDELDCGACGYPTCREHAAAVYQGLADNEMCLPFSIKRLEEDRVILTQKYELAQRALAQEFGDSAIIGQDPRTGDVLKLIRQVGPTPTTVLIRGESGTGKELTARAIHQHSNRADKPLVTVNCTTLTDSLLESELFGHKRGSFTGAIADKKGLFEAANGGTIFLDEIGDITPKLQAELLRVLDSGEIKPVGGNRPTEVDVRLIAATNRNLEEGVEEGWFREDLFYRLNVFTITMPPLRNRTESLPQLVHHFLASASKRLNKPIRGIEDRAIAALLRYHWPGNIRELQNIIERASVLTQDNIVRLENLPTIFSELALEEPLLGGTAKAQEKGSLRGQREKHLRIVEKSLLKKYLEDAGGNVSKAARTASIPRRTFYRMLERHGLKGAAFKKAASSPSNDGS, from the coding sequence ATGGGGCCCATTCAAACCGCAAAAGACAGATGTCGCAAATGTTATTCCTGCGTCCGCAACTGCCCGGTCAAGGCCATCAAGGTCAAGGAGCACTGGGCTGAAGTCATTCATGATCGCTGCATCGGTTGCGGAATCTGCCTTAAAGTCTGCTCCCAGAAAGCAAAGCAGATCGCCGATTGCATCACACAGACTCTGCGCATACTCGAGAACGACAACTCCCCCGTGGCAATCCTGGGTTGCTCCTATCCCGCTTTTTTCAGTGAGCTGCGCCCCGGACAGCTTGTCGCCGGCCTGCAGAAGCTCGGTTTCGCGGATATCTACGAGGGCACAGCGGGCGTGGAACTGATCGCCGGGCAGTATCAGCAGCTGATTGAAAGCGGCGGTCGCGGCCCCCTGATCTCGAGCCACTGCCCCACCATCGTCGACCTGATTGAACGCCATTATCCGCAACTGGTGCGTAATCTGATGCCGGTTGTTTCACCCATGGTGGCCATTGGACGGCACATCAAACAGACCCGGGGAGCAGAAACGCCCGTGGTCTATATCAGCTCATGCATCGCGGGGAAATTCGAGGTCAGCTCTGAAGAGGTCGCCGGAGGGGTGGACATGGTGCTCACTTACCGTGAACTCAGCCAGATGTTCCGTGACCGCGGCCTTGACCCCACACGGATGAAAGATGCGCCCTTCAGCGGACGCAAGCCCGACCGGGGGCGCCTGTTCCCCATCTCGGGCGGACCGTTTCAGGCCTTTGACGTTCACAACGATTTTCTCAACGCTGATTTTGTTTCGACCGGTGGAGAGCAGGGTGCCCTTGAACTCATCCGCGATCTTGCCGCCCAACGCATCACCCCAAAATGGGTCGATATTCGTTTCTGCGAAGGGGGCTGCATCGGCGGCCCCGGCAAAAACAATCGCCTCACCAATTTTTCCAAACGCAGCCTGATCATCGATGCTTTCCATCAGCGTCATGAGGTCCCCTATCTGCCGGAGAAGAAGGGAGCCGCCTCGAGCGGGCCTTCACTTCAAAGATCGTTCACCAACAAATTCAAACACCTGAAGAACCCCAGCGGCGAGAGCATCCGCGCCATCCTGCAGGCCACCAACAAATTTACCCAGGAGGACGAACTTGACTGCGGCGCCTGCGGTTACCCGACCTGTCGCGAACATGCGGCAGCGGTTTACCAGGGGCTGGCGGACAACGAGATGTGCCTGCCCTTTTCCATCAAACGGCTGGAAGAGGACCGGGTCATCCTGACCCAGAAATACGAGCTGGCTCAGCGCGCGCTGGCCCAGGAATTCGGCGACAGCGCCATCATCGGGCAGGATCCCCGCACCGGCGACGTCCTGAAGCTGATCCGCCAGGTCGGCCCCACCCCGACCACTGTTCTTATCCGGGGCGAAAGCGGAACCGGCAAAGAATTGACCGCACGCGCCATCCATCAGCACAGCAATCGCGCCGACAAGCCTCTGGTCACTGTCAACTGCACCACCTTGACCGACAGCCTGCTGGAAAGCGAGCTGTTCGGACACAAGCGTGGGTCGTTTACCGGAGCCATTGCTGATAAAAAAGGGCTGTTTGAAGCTGCCAACGGCGGCACGATTTTTCTGGATGAAATCGGCGACATCACCCCCAAGCTGCAAGCGGAACTGCTGCGGGTTCTCGACAGCGGCGAAATCAAGCCCGTCGGCGGAAACCGACCGACCGAAGTTGACGTGCGGCTGATCGCCGCCACCAATCGCAACCTTGAAGAGGGGGTCGAGGAGGGATGGTTTCGCGAAGACCTTTTTTATCGCCTCAACGTGTTCACCATCACCATGCCGCCTTTGCGCAACCGCACTGAATCACTTCCGCAGTTGGTCCACCACTTTCTCGCCTCGGCCAGCAAGCGCCTCAACAAACCGATCCGAGGAATCGAAGACCGCGCCATTGCCGCCTTGCTGCGCTATCACTGGCCCGGCAACATTCGTGAACTGCAGAACATCATCGAACGCGCCTCGGTTCTGACCCAGGACAATATTGTCCGCCTGGAAAACCTGCCGACCATCTTTTCCGAATTGGCACTGGAGGAGCCGCTCCTTGGCGGCACCGCCAAAGCGCAGGAGAAGGGATCCTTGAGAGGACAGAGAGAAAAACATCTGAGGATTGTAGAAAAAAGCCTGCTCAAAAAATATCTCGAGGACGCCGGGGGAAATGTCTCCAAAGCCGCTCGCACCGCCAGCATTCCCCGCCGCACATTTTATCGGATGCTGGAACGGCATGGGCTGAAAGGAGCTGCCTTCAAAAAAGCCGCATCTTCTCCGTCAAATGACGGATCCTGA
- a CDS encoding ABC transporter ATP-binding protein — MTPLLDIRDLRKSFWVKASPFSPRKLELRAVDNLSLHLKGGESLGLVGESGCGKSTTGKLVMRLLDADGGQIFFRGQEITRLPNKHMRPLRRSMQMIFQDPYASLNPRMRIGDAIAEAFKIHGRAQGAGLRDQVVELLEKVGMSADHAGRYPHEFSGGQRQRIGIARALAPNPQLIVADEPVSALDLSIQAQVVNLLKDLQQEFGLTYLFIAHDLSLVEHFCDRVAVMYLGAIVEQAPAESLYRRPRHPYTEALLGAVPVPDPHRRRPHVPLKGEIPSPLSPPTGCTFHPRCPYARDICAHQAPQPVEQAPGHFSACHFSDEVGRRRS, encoded by the coding sequence ATGACTCCATTGCTCGATATCCGCGACCTGCGAAAATCCTTCTGGGTCAAAGCCTCCCCCTTTTCCCCCCGCAAGCTGGAACTGCGGGCCGTCGATAACCTCTCGCTGCACTTGAAGGGCGGAGAGTCACTGGGGCTTGTGGGGGAGTCCGGCTGCGGGAAATCCACCACCGGCAAGCTGGTCATGCGCCTGCTTGATGCCGATGGCGGCCAGATTTTTTTTCGGGGGCAGGAGATCACCCGCCTGCCCAACAAGCACATGCGTCCCTTACGCCGCTCAATGCAGATGATCTTTCAGGATCCCTATGCTTCTCTCAACCCTCGCATGCGCATCGGCGATGCGATTGCGGAAGCCTTCAAGATTCATGGGCGCGCCCAGGGAGCAGGCTTGCGGGACCAGGTCGTGGAGCTGCTGGAAAAAGTCGGCATGAGCGCCGATCATGCGGGACGCTACCCTCATGAATTTTCAGGCGGGCAGCGCCAACGCATCGGCATTGCACGCGCGCTGGCCCCAAACCCGCAACTGATCGTCGCCGACGAGCCCGTTTCTGCCCTTGATCTCTCCATCCAGGCCCAGGTCGTCAATCTGCTCAAGGACCTTCAGCAGGAGTTCGGCCTGACCTACTTGTTCATTGCCCACGACCTGTCCCTGGTGGAACATTTCTGCGACCGGGTTGCCGTCATGTATCTGGGCGCTATCGTAGAGCAGGCCCCGGCGGAGAGTCTCTACCGCCGCCCCCGCCACCCTTATACCGAGGCTCTACTTGGGGCGGTGCCGGTACCCGATCCTCACCGCCGACGCCCGCACGTTCCCCTCAAGGGAGAAATCCCCTCTCCCCTGTCTCCGCCGACCGGATGCACTTTTCATCCGCGCTGCCCCTATGCCCGCGACATCTGCGCCCACCAGGCTCCGCAACCTGTTGAACAAGCGCCGGGGCATTTCAGTGCATGCCATTTCAGTGACGAAGTCGGGCGCCGCCGCTCCTGA
- a CDS encoding ABC transporter ATP-binding protein, with protein sequence MTQLLEIENLHISFFTENGPVHAVRGIDFSLSPRETLALVGESGCGKSITSLSILGLIPPPGRMVEGRILYRGADLAKLSNEEMRRIRGNRISMIFQEPMTSLNPVLRIGDQIGEVLQLHKKLGGAQALDQAEKLLHDVGIPSARQRLREYPHSLSGGMRQRVMIAMALACDPDILIADEPTTALDVTIQAQIMDLLLRLKQERDMATLLITHDLGIVAESADRVAIMYAGLIMEYAPVIQIYDHPRHPYTRGLLACVPRLGEKKSRLAPIGGQVPDPRQMPQGCPFTARCPEVLPRCSMQRPELTEVASGHFVRCWRAQ encoded by the coding sequence ATGACACAACTGCTTGAAATTGAAAACCTGCACATCTCTTTTTTTACCGAGAACGGTCCGGTCCATGCGGTCCGCGGGATCGACTTCAGTTTGTCCCCCCGCGAAACTCTTGCGCTGGTTGGCGAATCCGGCTGTGGTAAATCCATCACCTCCCTTTCAATCCTGGGACTGATCCCACCACCGGGGCGCATGGTGGAAGGACGCATCCTTTATCGGGGGGCCGATCTGGCGAAGCTTTCCAACGAGGAAATGCGCCGTATCCGCGGCAACCGCATCTCCATGATATTCCAGGAACCGATGACCTCGCTCAACCCGGTTCTGCGCATCGGCGACCAGATCGGGGAAGTGCTGCAGCTGCACAAAAAACTCGGGGGCGCACAGGCTCTCGATCAGGCGGAAAAACTGCTGCACGATGTCGGGATTCCATCAGCGCGGCAACGCCTGCGCGAATATCCGCACAGTCTGTCGGGCGGCATGCGCCAGCGCGTCATGATCGCCATGGCTCTGGCCTGCGATCCGGACATCCTGATCGCCGATGAACCCACCACCGCCCTTGACGTCACGATCCAGGCGCAGATCATGGATCTTCTGCTGCGGCTCAAGCAGGAGCGCGACATGGCAACCCTTCTGATCACCCACGACCTGGGCATTGTCGCTGAAAGCGCGGATCGCGTGGCCATCATGTACGCCGGCCTAATCATGGAATATGCACCGGTGATCCAAATTTACGACCATCCCCGCCATCCCTACACCCGCGGGCTTCTGGCCTGCGTTCCGCGCCTGGGTGAGAAGAAGTCGCGGCTGGCTCCCATCGGGGGGCAGGTCCCTGACCCGCGGCAGATGCCGCAGGGGTGCCCCTTTACCGCGCGCTGCCCCGAAGTCCTTCCTCGGTGCAGCATGCAGAGGCCGGAATTGACCGAGGTGGCTTCGGGTCATTTCGTCCGCTGCTGGAGGGCACAATGA
- a CDS encoding PHP domain-containing protein has translation MKIQEFSAPGTKPQGPLADLHVHTTYSDGLFSPEEVVAKARHNGVHALAICDHDNIDGIEPAIGAARGSDLEIVAGVELSSQWQDLRDIHILGYGFDPHAPELFGELADFRDFRARRNEMIVQRVNEVLAAEGRTLLDFRQIRRSAGGTVGRPHIARALIEAGHVRDNDEAFNRYLVRCNVEKRFFPADQAISLIHRAGGVAVLAHPPLITDDSRVLLHLLDAFVGLGLDGIEAYNNAGSLDEVAELTALGRQRKLIVTGGSDFHGFPDSAARIGWARGEIPIPLSCWLEVRDSLAQRAAG, from the coding sequence ATGAAAATACAAGAATTCAGTGCGCCCGGCACAAAGCCTCAGGGCCCATTGGCTGACCTGCATGTTCATACCACATATTCGGACGGACTTTTTTCTCCGGAAGAGGTTGTCGCCAAGGCGCGTCACAACGGGGTGCATGCACTGGCCATCTGCGACCATGACAATATCGATGGCATTGAACCTGCCATCGGCGCCGCTCGCGGCAGTGATCTCGAGATTGTTGCCGGAGTGGAGTTGTCCAGTCAATGGCAGGATCTGCGCGATATCCACATTCTCGGATATGGCTTTGATCCTCATGCGCCGGAACTGTTTGGGGAATTGGCGGATTTTCGCGATTTCCGCGCGCGGCGCAATGAAATGATCGTGCAGCGCGTCAATGAAGTTCTTGCCGCAGAAGGGCGCACGCTGCTGGATTTCCGGCAGATCCGCCGCTCCGCGGGAGGGACTGTCGGACGCCCGCATATTGCACGCGCCCTCATCGAGGCCGGACATGTGCGCGACAACGATGAAGCCTTCAACCGCTACCTGGTGCGCTGCAATGTGGAAAAGCGTTTTTTCCCTGCCGACCAGGCGATTTCTCTGATTCATCGTGCAGGCGGGGTCGCAGTTCTGGCCCATCCCCCTTTGATCACGGATGATTCCCGCGTCCTGCTTCATTTGCTTGACGCTTTTGTCGGTCTGGGCCTTGATGGTATTGAGGCGTATAATAATGCCGGATCCCTGGATGAGGTTGCCGAGTTGACGGCCTTGGGGCGGCAGCGAAAGCTAATTGTCACCGGTGGTTCGGATTTTCACGGATTTCCTGATAGTGCCGCCCGTATTGGATGGGCGCGAGGCGAGATCCCTATCCCCCTGTCATGCTGGCTGGAGGTTCGAGATTCTCTGGCTCAACGTGCGGCGGGGTGA
- a CDS encoding DUF882 domain-containing protein — protein sequence MSSVFTDPRIFSARIGRRAFIGSHLAALACMALPVSVSARQAPERSLSFFNLHTGEKLENAVYWAEGRYNDSVMREIEHILRDFRRDEVAPIDPLLLDQLFAVRSTLESSSPFNIISGYRSPETNKMLRQQSSGVAKRSYHTIGQAVDVRLPGRDLRALRQAACRLKKGGVGYYPKSDFVHLDTGPVRVW from the coding sequence ATGTCCTCTGTTTTTACTGACCCTCGTATTTTTTCTGCTCGAATCGGAAGACGTGCGTTTATCGGCAGCCACCTGGCTGCTCTTGCCTGTATGGCCCTGCCGGTTTCAGTTTCCGCCCGGCAGGCTCCGGAACGCAGCCTCTCATTTTTCAATCTTCACACCGGCGAGAAGCTGGAAAACGCGGTCTATTGGGCCGAGGGTAGATACAACGACTCCGTCATGCGGGAGATTGAGCATATTCTGCGCGATTTTCGCCGGGACGAGGTTGCCCCGATTGATCCGCTTCTCCTCGATCAGTTGTTCGCGGTGCGCAGCACACTGGAATCATCCTCCCCGTTTAACATTATCTCCGGCTACCGGTCGCCGGAAACCAACAAGATGCTGCGGCAGCAAAGCAGTGGTGTGGCCAAGCGCAGTTACCATACCATCGGCCAGGCAGTAGACGTTCGCTTGCCCGGCCGCGACCTCAGGGCTCTTCGTCAGGCGGCTTGCAGGTTGAAAAAGGGGGGCGTTGGCTATTATCCGAAATCCGACTTCGTCCATCTCGACACCGGGCCGGTGCGCGTCTGGTGA